Within Nostoc flagelliforme CCNUN1, the genomic segment CATCGACCAGGAAACAAAAAACCGTCACGGGAGTTTGTCGGTTTGTAAGTAGCTAGGAAGCACCTTAGTTCTGACAAAATCGGAATGCTGCGGGTAGCTAACTTTCCCTTTGTATTCCCTTTACGGATGATCATCTCTGCTCTGATCCGTCCCTTGCTGTTATAAACATCTTTAATTTTTAGGGTAACTGCTTCATTGACGCGGCAACCCGTGTACAGCATCACGCCTATTAGGGTTCTGTCTCGCTCTGTGGTTAACCCCGAAGTGAATAGACGCTGGATTTCTTCCGGCGACAAAACTTTTGCCTTTCCGTGACGGTCAATTTTCACCCCAGATGCTACCCCCGATAGTTAATCATTATCGCCGATGCTCCCGTCCCAGGATTTATTTCGGTGAAAAAAGTGTGGAACTGTA encodes:
- a CDS encoding tyrosine-type recombinase/integrase, yielding MKIDRHGKAKVLSPEEIQRLFTSGLTTERDRTLIGVMLYTGCRVNEAVTLKIKDVYNSKGRIRAEMIIRKGNTKGKLATRSIPILSELRCFLATYKPTNSRDGFLFPGRWGRGHLHSEYASLIFRQACERADIEGASTHSCRRTALTFMSNAGIPLRVIQEISGHRNLEQLQNYLEVEPSQVRGAIAALSMLSPPSMSSNNQDKQNADNTKLSTES